One window from the genome of Cuculus canorus isolate bCucCan1 chromosome 12, bCucCan1.pri, whole genome shotgun sequence encodes:
- the DET1 gene encoding DET1 homolog: MDHDVPTIRPRRIQNQNVIYRLERRRISSGKAGTHWHQVRVFHQNVFPNFTVVNVEKPPCFLRKFSPDGRYFIAFSSDQTSLEIYEYQGCQAAEDLLQGYEGEILANGNDQRSVNIRGRLFERFFVLLHITNVASNGEHLNRECSLFTDDCRYVIVGSAAYLPEEPHPPFFEVYRNSESVTPNPRSPLEDYSLHIIDLHTGRLCDTRTFKCDKIILSHNQGLYLYKNILAILSVQQQTIHVFQVTPEGTFIDVRTIGRFCYEDDLLTLSAVYPEVQRDTQTGMANPYKEPFINSLKHRLLVYLWRRAEQDGSAIAKRRFFQYFDQLRQLRMWKMQLLDENHLFIKYTSEDVVTLRVTDPSQPSFFVVYNMVTTEVIAVFENTSDELLELFENFCDLFRNATLHSEAVQFPCSASSNNFARQIQRRFKDTIVNAKYGGHTEAVRRLLGQLPISAQSYSGSPYLDLSLFSYDDKWVSVMERPKTCGDHPIRFYARDSGLLKFEIQAGLLGRPINHTVRRLVAFTFHPFEPFAISVQRTNAEYVVNFHMRHSCT; the protein is encoded by the exons ATGGACCATGATGTCCCCACGATCAGGCCCCGACGCATCCAGAACCAGAATGTCATCTACCGCCTGGAGCGCCGCCGGATCAGCTCTGGCAAAGCTGGCACCCACTGGCACCAAGTCCGTGTCTTCCACCAGAATGTCTTCCCCAACTTCACTGTGGTCAATGTGGAGAAGCCACCCTGCTTCTTGCGCAAGTTCTCCCCTGATGGCCGGTACTTCATTGCCTTCTCCTCTGACCAGACCTCTCTGGAGATCTATGAGTATCAAGGCTGCCAGGCAGCAGAAGACCTGCTGCAAGGCTATGAAGGAGAGATTCTGGCTAATGGCAATGACCAAAGATCTGTCAACATCCGAGGGCGGCTCTTTGAGCGCTTCTTTGTCCTGCTCCATATCACCAATGTGGCCTCCAATGGGGAGCACTTGAACCGTGAGTGCAGCTTGTTCACCGATGACTGTCGGTACGTGATCGTTGGCTCTGCTGCCTACCTGCCTGAGGAGCCTCACCCACCCTTCTTCGAGGTTTATCGCAACAGCGAGTCAGTGACCCCTAATCCCCGGTCCCCCTTGGAGGATTACTCCTTGCATATCATAGACCTCCACACAGGCAGACTCTGTGACACACGGACTTTCAAATGTGACAAAATCATCCTGTCTCACAACCAGGGACTGTACCTCTATAAGAACATCTTGGCCATTCTCTCGGTGCAGCAGCAGACTATTCACGTCTTTCAGGTAACACCTGAGGGCACATTCATCGATGTACGGACTATTGGCCGCTTCTGCTACGAGGACGATCTCCTGACTCTGTCTGCGGTGTATCCTGAGGTGCAGCGGGACACTCAGACGGGGATGGCCAACCCCTACAAAGAGCCCTTCATCAACTCTTTGAAGCACAGGTTGCTGGTGTACTTGTGGAGGAGGGCTGAGCAGGATGGAAGTGCCATAGCAAAAAGAAGGTTCTTCCAGTACTTTGATCAATTGAGGCAGCTCCGCATGTGGAAGATGCAGCTTTTGGATGAGAACCATCTTTTTATCAAATACACTAGTGAAGACGTAGTCACACTGCGGGTTACGGATCCCTCCCAG CCTTCATTCTTTGTTGTGTACAACATGGTGACCACAGAGGTTATTGCTGTATTCGAGAATACATCTgatgagctgctggagctgtttGAGAACTTCTGTGACCTCTTCAGGAATGCCACCCTACACAGTGAGGCGGTCCAGTTCCCCTGCTCAGCTTCCAGCAACAATTTTGCCAGGCAGATCCAGCGCCG GTTCAAAGACACTATTGTGAATGCCAAGTATGGAGGACACACAGAGGCCGTGCGGCGGCTGCTGGGCCAGCTCCCAATCAGCGCCCAGTCATACAGTGGCAGCCCGTACCTCGACCTCTCGCTTTTCAGCTATGATGATAAGTGGGTGTCAGTCATGGAGCGGCCCAAGACCTGCGGTGATCACCCTATAAG atTTTATGCTCGTGATTCTGGCCTCCTGAAGTTTGAGATCCAGGCGGGACTCCTGGGGCGACCCATCAATCACACAGTGCGACGCCTGGTTGCGTTCACCTTCCACCCCTTTGAGCCCTTTGCCATCTCGGTGCAGCGCACTAACGCAGAGTATGTGGTTAACTTCCACATGAGGCACAGCTGCACGTAG